A region from the Arthrobacter gengyunqii genome encodes:
- a CDS encoding DEAD/DEAH box helicase, producing MSDFDSLNQVVQYNIVNSLGWDSLRPLQSQAIQPVLGGDDALLLAPTAGGKTEAAMFPLLTRMADESWSGTSLLYVCPLRALLNNLEPRVGSYASWLGRTASVRHGDTGAGARKRQVLARPDILLTTPESLESMLVSTLADPRKLFADVRAVVVDEVHAFAGDDRGWHLLSVLERISGLAGRSIQRVGLSATVGNAPELLSWLQGSNKSRGVKSTVVAPEAGSGPVPDLQLDFVGNEANAAKVISALHHGEKRLVFTDSRRTVEKVALSLRDRGTETFVSHSSLSVDARRQAETAFSEARDCVIVSTSTLELGIDVGDLDRTIQIGAPRTVASLLQRLGRTGRRPGTSRNMLFLSTDDAQFLRACGLLLLWSEGYVEPVKAPPLPLHVAAQQLLGLTLQERRVGDQSWSEWFDGLPLASPDEWNRIAEWLVETGHLDSDQGMLFMGPESERKYGGIHYRDLMAVFTADPQITVLQGREEIGSVDPMLFQRKVDGPRLLTLGGRAWQVTYVDWKRRRAFVEPSRAAADSRWSGMPQPESFELSDATRRVLLGADLPCVRLSKRAVAQLDQLRDEYALRVTAGRTALVHEDNGQLRWWTWAGARANAVLVAGLLEVAPELLDETRHFNNWQIGLHRDATVGALGKALNSISAALESSPTRFSPQVDARALKALKFSELLPAGLALNVVGARNGDPNHAARVAGMGLVSG from the coding sequence ATGTCGGACTTCGATTCGCTGAACCAGGTGGTTCAGTACAACATCGTGAACTCGCTGGGGTGGGACAGCCTGCGCCCGCTGCAATCACAGGCCATACAGCCCGTCCTTGGTGGCGATGACGCGCTGCTGTTGGCACCGACCGCGGGCGGTAAAACGGAGGCGGCTATGTTTCCGCTGCTTACCCGCATGGCGGACGAGTCTTGGTCCGGCACGTCCCTGCTGTATGTGTGCCCGCTCCGGGCACTGCTGAACAACCTTGAACCGCGTGTGGGCTCATACGCTTCATGGCTGGGCAGAACGGCGTCAGTGCGTCACGGTGACACTGGTGCCGGTGCCAGGAAGCGGCAGGTGCTTGCCCGGCCGGACATTCTCCTGACCACCCCGGAGTCCCTGGAATCGATGCTCGTTTCCACCCTCGCCGATCCGCGCAAGCTGTTCGCTGATGTCCGCGCCGTGGTGGTGGATGAGGTGCATGCGTTCGCCGGGGACGACCGCGGATGGCACCTGCTCAGCGTTCTTGAGCGTATCTCGGGGCTTGCGGGTCGGAGTATTCAGCGTGTTGGGCTGTCTGCCACAGTAGGCAATGCTCCCGAGCTTTTGTCCTGGCTGCAGGGCAGTAACAAGTCTCGTGGCGTGAAGTCCACTGTGGTCGCACCGGAGGCAGGCAGTGGTCCTGTGCCCGACCTGCAGCTGGACTTTGTGGGCAATGAGGCGAACGCCGCTAAGGTGATCTCCGCGCTGCATCATGGTGAAAAGCGCCTGGTGTTTACGGACTCACGGCGGACAGTTGAGAAGGTTGCCCTGTCTCTGCGTGACCGCGGAACGGAGACTTTCGTGTCGCATTCTTCGTTGTCAGTGGATGCGAGGCGACAGGCCGAGACGGCTTTCTCCGAAGCCCGTGATTGCGTCATTGTCTCTACCTCGACCTTGGAGCTGGGGATTGATGTCGGTGACCTGGACCGCACCATTCAGATCGGTGCTCCGCGAACGGTGGCCTCACTTTTACAGCGGCTGGGACGCACGGGACGGCGTCCAGGCACGTCCCGCAATATGCTGTTCCTCAGCACGGACGATGCACAGTTTCTGCGCGCCTGCGGCCTTCTTCTGTTGTGGTCGGAAGGCTACGTCGAACCGGTGAAGGCTCCTCCCCTGCCGCTTCACGTGGCTGCACAGCAGCTGCTTGGACTGACGCTGCAGGAACGACGCGTCGGGGATCAAAGCTGGTCAGAATGGTTCGACGGATTGCCCCTCGCTTCACCGGACGAATGGAACCGTATCGCCGAGTGGCTGGTGGAGACCGGTCATCTCGATTCCGATCAGGGCATGCTCTTCATGGGGCCTGAGTCAGAACGCAAGTACGGTGGTATCCACTATCGCGACCTGATGGCCGTGTTCACTGCTGACCCACAAATTACCGTTTTGCAGGGTCGAGAAGAAATCGGTTCTGTTGACCCAATGCTGTTTCAGCGCAAGGTAGATGGTCCGCGGCTCCTGACTCTTGGTGGCAGGGCCTGGCAGGTCACCTATGTCGATTGGAAACGCCGCCGTGCCTTTGTGGAGCCTTCACGGGCTGCCGCCGATTCTCGGTGGTCGGGGATGCCCCAGCCCGAATCCTTCGAGCTCAGCGACGCTACCCGGAGAGTCCTTTTAGGTGCGGATTTACCCTGCGTTCGTCTGTCCAAACGCGCTGTAGCCCAACTCGACCAGCTGCGTGATGAGTACGCGCTACGGGTGACTGCGGGCAGAACAGCACTGGTCCATGAGGACAACGGTCAGCTGCGCTGGTGGACATGGGCCGGTGCCCGTGCCAACGCTGTGCTGGTGGCTGGTCTGCTTGAGGTTGCTCCCGAGCTGCTGGACGAAACGCGCCACTTCAATAACTGGCAGATTGGGCTACATCGGGACGCCACCGTAGGAGCCCTTGGCAAAGCACTCAACTCCATTAGTGCGGCCCTGGAAAGTTCCCCAACTCGTTTCTCGCCCCAGGTGGACGCCCGTGCGCTGAAGGCCCTAAAATTCTCTGAGCTTCTGCCCGCTGGCTTGGCGCTGAACGTCGTTGGAGCAAGAAACGGGGATCCTAACCATGCCGCGCGGGTTGCTGGGATGGGTCTGGTCTCTGGGTAA
- a CDS encoding DEAD/DEAH box helicase, giving the protein MSLVPTPTSVSAALRDAFQRYFSTHYRLRSPGLTADRDELVMSPGQVFRDPLIEPVIPYPATDDLIRTAVEAGYSESVARTVGDALFRQFTAPSSNPQIRSHQATSITVNRRSEEDGPQHVVVTSGTGSGKTEAILLPILLRLVEEAEAWGTPGPVSRWWTTDSYTRLRKAEERPAAVRAMVLYPTNALVEDQLTRLRLAFRRIGKTEPAARLWLGRYTGATPGGNGIPQGSNAKSKIARAAQELQNLESEFTDLVKAGASDEDLALFTNPAEHEMVVRWDIVQDPPDVLVSNFAMLNAILMRDFENPLFAATREWLKTSPTHVFTLAVDELHSYRGTSGSEVALLIRRLLNRLELTPDSPQLRIIGASASLNADDAGYEFLEEFFGVDRKRFHITEGQRQTLQDTLPLDLAQVLKEDEADTLTKRAPELAEAVARACYDTDEQRYRTYSLPTVAERLFGCPDPGVKGLDAAFRAIAQSDQRTIPLRAHLFARVLSGLWACSNPKCVGVDDGRADVYRTVGKVFGRPVSMCDACGSRVLELILCSECGDVSLGGYRLPLQGDGEEALSSTPTSIMSDSPGLVTRRRRESYRWYWPSPDGTRPVGQADWTHAKFKLQWVPARLDEAGVLQIGAEEATGWVFQASGKGDAGATPALSSRCPRCGQSGGRQTEFESGAVSTPLQGHATSPAQATSVYLRQLPRTLGEKPEDYRTIVFTDNRDSAARTAASLATRQYSDILVQMLHQGLAEASEQDPIDLVDRFAHGSADLTQEEVSVAQQIAQEYPTAIIAAVRLRSGLPTEADLETIAQIRQGRSDTIGWSELRARTTTKLVDLGLSPGGSGAFAQKKDGEPWYTYYPSPEPGMWIEAPVSASAPARDAFSKMLDQEIAMQLFDSGRRDIESTLLAWIKPPAHDGGPLETDVSMQILASCVRILALDRQYQGHWALQDTGTKAPTGVNGYLTKVAAKFETDRATLEAWVYRALQTANITDGWVLRLHGHSSQIGFAPAGEQVWECLRCGFRHLQPSAGICAHKGCASTELVERKTGDYEQDYYSWLAEQPVRRIAVAELTAQTKPAEEQRKRQRWFKGVRLPAPQENARTSQLDVLSVTTTMEVGVDIGSLNVTLMANMPPQRFNYQQRVGRAGRAGQAFSFAITSCRDSAHDEYYFNHAERITGDLAPQPFLDLGRMRIAQRVVAAELLKRAFLSLPGSPEWSSESLHGSFGKTRDWPRYRSGVEHWLATSSQIAPTIRRLTAYTKLTETEVEDLISWARTSLCERIDFILKQPHVTEEELSQALALGGVLPMFGFPTRVRNLYRDLPKRKLDDQVVSDRPLGMAITNYAPGSQVVRDQLVHTSAGFAHYVRKGNGWVAADPLGPNHHVSLCQECATTFIDKTVAACPTCAAPMQQFRMYEPLGFRTTYVERPFRIDQSRTHAKSMPTFVSEQEMSLQSRVCDVDLRLYEQGKLVQYNDNKTKLFKLLRQADQSVVASDKNLYPSGWRDMPETGQDLGSAAIGEIRTTDALTVDFLPLRTADGGIPIQQSVLPAGHAALWSLAEVLRVGAREQLDIDPQEIQAGLQYITAGATPTARVFLADSLENGAGYAVEIAKPDVFNELLRNTRKVLRNQYEDRSHISCSASCPDCLRSWDNQRLHGALDWRLALDMLDLCSGAPINAERWFGRRTELESMINSISPDVGITYDDSGIPLVSIPEAQTTIMVSHPLWSRSPERFNNEQTHAIESIRHAHPGHRIAVSDFYDITRRPLPVLLAAYNGAANYLNV; this is encoded by the coding sequence ATGAGCCTCGTGCCCACGCCTACATCCGTCTCGGCCGCTCTGCGCGATGCCTTCCAACGCTATTTCAGCACCCACTACCGGCTCAGGTCCCCCGGTCTAACCGCCGATCGGGACGAGCTGGTCATGTCTCCCGGGCAGGTGTTCCGGGATCCTTTGATTGAGCCTGTCATCCCCTATCCAGCTACAGACGACCTCATCCGCACCGCCGTGGAGGCAGGATACTCCGAGTCTGTGGCCAGGACAGTAGGAGATGCGCTTTTTCGCCAATTCACAGCGCCGTCTTCCAATCCGCAAATCCGCAGCCATCAGGCGACCAGCATTACGGTAAACCGGCGGTCCGAGGAGGACGGTCCGCAGCATGTGGTGGTGACCTCCGGAACCGGATCGGGCAAAACGGAAGCGATACTCCTGCCCATCCTCTTGCGGCTAGTGGAAGAAGCTGAGGCATGGGGAACGCCCGGCCCCGTCAGCCGCTGGTGGACAACCGACTCCTATACCAGGCTCCGAAAGGCGGAGGAGCGCCCAGCTGCTGTCCGGGCCATGGTTCTCTACCCGACCAACGCCTTGGTTGAAGACCAGCTGACGCGCCTACGTCTCGCATTCCGACGCATCGGGAAGACAGAGCCGGCAGCCCGACTGTGGCTCGGTCGTTACACGGGTGCGACTCCGGGAGGGAACGGTATTCCTCAAGGCAGCAACGCCAAATCCAAGATTGCCAGGGCAGCCCAAGAGCTGCAGAACCTTGAGAGTGAGTTCACTGATTTGGTGAAAGCAGGAGCCAGCGATGAGGATCTGGCTCTGTTCACCAATCCCGCCGAGCACGAAATGGTGGTTCGCTGGGACATTGTCCAGGACCCACCGGATGTGCTCGTATCAAACTTTGCCATGCTCAACGCCATTCTGATGCGTGACTTTGAAAACCCCCTGTTCGCAGCGACGCGGGAATGGCTCAAAACATCACCAACGCACGTTTTCACACTGGCCGTGGACGAGCTTCACTCCTATCGGGGCACATCCGGCAGTGAAGTTGCACTCCTCATCAGGCGTCTACTCAACAGGCTCGAGCTCACGCCGGACAGCCCGCAACTACGCATCATCGGTGCGAGCGCCTCGCTCAATGCAGATGACGCTGGATACGAGTTCCTGGAGGAATTCTTCGGGGTCGACAGGAAACGATTCCACATCACGGAGGGGCAACGCCAAACCTTGCAGGACACGTTGCCGCTGGATCTCGCTCAGGTGCTGAAGGAAGATGAGGCAGACACACTGACGAAGAGGGCCCCCGAACTTGCTGAGGCCGTCGCCCGGGCCTGCTATGACACTGACGAACAACGCTACCGCACCTACTCACTGCCCACTGTGGCCGAGCGGCTTTTTGGCTGCCCAGACCCGGGTGTCAAAGGTTTGGACGCTGCCTTCCGTGCCATTGCACAGAGCGATCAGCGAACCATTCCCCTTCGAGCGCACCTTTTCGCCCGGGTGCTCTCGGGGCTATGGGCCTGCAGTAACCCCAAGTGCGTAGGGGTTGATGACGGACGAGCGGATGTATATCGGACAGTGGGAAAGGTTTTCGGCCGTCCAGTATCCATGTGCGACGCATGTGGCTCGCGCGTGTTGGAGCTCATTCTCTGCAGCGAATGCGGCGATGTAAGCCTGGGGGGTTACCGCCTGCCGCTGCAGGGAGACGGGGAAGAGGCGCTGAGCTCTACACCGACCTCCATCATGTCCGACAGCCCCGGGCTGGTGACCAGGCGCCGGCGGGAGAGTTACCGGTGGTATTGGCCGTCACCCGACGGCACCCGACCGGTCGGGCAAGCGGATTGGACCCATGCCAAGTTCAAACTGCAATGGGTCCCCGCGCGTCTCGACGAGGCAGGGGTCCTTCAAATCGGCGCTGAGGAGGCCACAGGATGGGTATTCCAGGCCTCGGGAAAGGGCGATGCCGGGGCAACGCCGGCATTGTCCAGCCGATGCCCACGATGCGGACAGTCAGGAGGACGGCAGACCGAGTTTGAAAGCGGTGCAGTGTCCACGCCTTTGCAGGGCCACGCCACGTCACCGGCACAGGCCACCTCCGTATACCTGAGGCAGCTGCCCCGAACCTTGGGGGAAAAACCCGAGGACTATCGCACCATCGTCTTTACAGATAATCGTGACTCCGCGGCACGGACGGCTGCGTCGTTGGCGACTAGACAGTACAGCGATATTTTGGTCCAAATGCTTCACCAGGGTCTTGCGGAAGCCTCCGAGCAGGATCCCATTGACCTCGTTGACCGTTTTGCCCACGGGAGCGCTGATCTGACCCAAGAAGAAGTGTCCGTCGCACAACAAATTGCTCAGGAATACCCGACGGCGATCATTGCTGCAGTTCGCCTCAGGAGCGGTTTACCGACGGAAGCTGACCTGGAAACAATCGCGCAAATCCGTCAGGGACGCAGCGACACCATCGGCTGGTCGGAACTCCGCGCCAGGACCACAACAAAACTAGTGGATCTCGGACTCAGCCCCGGCGGAAGTGGAGCTTTTGCTCAAAAGAAAGACGGGGAACCCTGGTATACGTACTATCCGTCCCCGGAACCAGGGATGTGGATTGAAGCGCCCGTCTCTGCCAGCGCACCCGCCCGTGATGCTTTTTCGAAAATGCTGGACCAGGAAATAGCCATGCAGCTCTTCGACTCCGGCCGACGGGATATAGAGTCGACTCTCCTGGCCTGGATCAAACCCCCGGCACATGACGGTGGTCCTTTGGAGACAGACGTGAGCATGCAGATTCTGGCAAGCTGTGTGCGCATTCTGGCTCTGGACCGGCAATATCAGGGCCATTGGGCGCTGCAGGATACCGGCACCAAAGCACCCACCGGAGTTAACGGGTACCTCACCAAAGTCGCTGCCAAATTTGAGACTGACCGTGCGACGCTAGAGGCATGGGTCTACCGGGCTCTGCAGACCGCCAACATCACTGATGGATGGGTCCTGAGGTTGCACGGGCATTCCAGTCAGATAGGGTTCGCACCAGCAGGGGAGCAGGTCTGGGAATGCCTTCGATGCGGCTTCAGGCATCTGCAACCGTCTGCAGGAATCTGCGCACATAAAGGTTGCGCTTCAACGGAGCTCGTCGAACGGAAGACCGGAGACTACGAGCAGGATTACTACAGCTGGCTGGCAGAACAACCAGTCCGCAGGATTGCAGTCGCCGAGCTCACTGCTCAGACGAAACCGGCCGAGGAGCAGAGGAAAAGGCAGCGGTGGTTCAAAGGTGTGCGACTCCCTGCTCCACAGGAGAACGCGCGGACGTCGCAGCTGGATGTGCTCAGTGTGACAACCACTATGGAAGTGGGAGTGGACATTGGGTCTCTGAACGTGACGCTGATGGCCAACATGCCGCCGCAAAGATTCAATTATCAGCAACGCGTTGGCCGAGCAGGCCGAGCCGGCCAAGCCTTCAGCTTCGCCATTACATCGTGCCGTGACTCCGCGCACGATGAGTACTACTTCAACCACGCGGAGCGGATAACCGGCGACTTGGCACCTCAACCTTTCCTGGATCTGGGGCGTATGCGGATCGCCCAGCGAGTCGTGGCAGCAGAACTGTTGAAAAGGGCCTTTCTCTCGTTGCCCGGGAGCCCCGAATGGAGCAGTGAAAGCCTGCACGGATCCTTCGGCAAGACGAGGGATTGGCCAAGGTACAGGAGCGGGGTGGAACACTGGCTGGCTACGAGCTCGCAGATCGCCCCCACTATTCGGAGGCTCACGGCCTACACGAAGCTCACGGAAACTGAGGTTGAGGATCTCATCTCTTGGGCACGCACCTCCCTGTGTGAACGAATCGATTTCATCCTGAAACAGCCGCATGTCACTGAGGAGGAACTAAGTCAGGCGTTGGCTTTGGGCGGCGTCCTGCCAATGTTTGGCTTTCCCACCCGAGTCCGGAACCTCTATCGGGACCTTCCGAAACGTAAACTTGACGATCAAGTCGTATCGGACCGGCCGCTGGGCATGGCCATAACGAATTATGCTCCCGGGTCGCAGGTAGTCCGGGACCAGCTTGTTCATACCTCCGCAGGGTTTGCGCATTACGTACGGAAGGGCAACGGCTGGGTCGCGGCAGATCCGCTGGGACCCAATCACCATGTCTCCCTCTGCCAGGAATGTGCCACGACCTTCATCGACAAGACTGTTGCCGCGTGCCCCACGTGTGCTGCGCCCATGCAGCAATTCCGCATGTACGAGCCGCTGGGGTTCAGAACTACCTATGTGGAACGCCCGTTCAGAATCGACCAGTCACGTACCCATGCCAAAAGCATGCCGACTTTCGTATCGGAGCAGGAAATGAGCCTGCAGTCCCGCGTTTGCGACGTGGATCTTCGACTGTATGAGCAGGGAAAGCTGGTGCAGTACAACGACAATAAGACGAAACTGTTCAAGTTGTTGCGGCAAGCAGACCAATCTGTTGTGGCTTCAGACAAGAACCTGTACCCCTCGGGATGGCGGGACATGCCTGAGACCGGACAGGATCTTGGGAGTGCGGCCATTGGAGAAATCCGGACCACCGATGCCCTGACTGTGGACTTCCTCCCGTTGCGGACGGCCGACGGCGGCATTCCCATCCAGCAGTCAGTTTTGCCAGCTGGGCACGCGGCGCTTTGGTCGCTGGCGGAAGTTCTTCGAGTCGGCGCAAGGGAGCAGCTCGACATCGATCCTCAGGAGATCCAAGCAGGTCTTCAGTACATCACCGCGGGAGCTACTCCCACGGCGCGGGTCTTCTTAGCTGATTCCTTGGAGAACGGTGCCGGGTACGCAGTCGAAATTGCCAAGCCTGACGTTTTTAATGAATTGCTGAGAAACACGAGGAAAGTCCTTCGCAACCAGTATGAGGACCGTTCGCATATTTCCTGCTCCGCTTCCTGTCCTGACTGTCTGCGATCCTGGGATAACCAGCGGCTTCACGGTGCCCTGGACTGGAGACTGGCACTCGACATGTTGGACCTCTGTTCAGGGGCTCCGATAAATGCTGAACGTTGGTTCGGCCGTAGAACCGAACTGGAATCAATGATTAACAGCATTAGCCCGGACGTCGGCATCACCTACGATGACAGCGGCATTCCACTCGTGAGCATTCCCGAAGCTCAGACGACAATTATGGTTAGTCATCCCTTGTGGTCCCGAAGCCCGGAACGGTTCAACAACGAGCAGACGCATGCCATTGAGTCCATCCGACATGCCCACCCCGGACACAGGATCGCAGTCAGCGACTTCTATGACATCACTCGTCGGCCACTTCCTGTGCTGCTGGCTGCCTACAACGGGGCTGCAAACTACCTGAACGTGTAG